In the genome of Candidatus Dojkabacteria bacterium, one region contains:
- a CDS encoding isoleucine--tRNA ligase: protein MAKPNHNDQFYKKIDSLSIVQTEEEISKFWESEKSFEKSVNERPENNPYSFLDGPPFVTGIPGPQSLLPRIAKDVIPRYKTMKGYRVRRVWGWDCHGLPIEEKTEKKVGLKNRREIETFGINNFIDACHTYVDEVSSEWKWYVDRIGEWIDFEGAYRTMDEDYMESVIWVFRKLYDKGLIYEGVKTLLYCTRCGTPVSSFEIAMDDSYTDMEDPAITVEFPVTTEGKFKGARILAWTTTPWTMPSNRALVVDPSETYVMFTSKEGSKKYIVAKKRLPHVLGDDPYTVVAEFLGKELIGLSYTAPYDYFKPNENDWKVYSYEGMVHMEEGTGIVHSAPGFGEIDTEMGNHYGLTIMFSVDDAGCFVPEVKDFAGQYVKKADENIIKDLETRDLLFKAEKIIHRYPYCYRCQTPLIQKAQKSWFINVQKLKPQLLENAKKINWANPVFAKQFENNIKAAPDWCISRTRYWATVMPVWRCDKCGEIEVFGSKSEIKERSGQEPKSLHRNGVDHITFKCEKCEGTMRRIPEVLDVWMESGSMPYGQLHYPFENKELFKVTFPADYIVEYVAQIRAWFYCMHVISNAVIGENSFKNVVVTGVMAGTDGRKMSKSLGNYPDPKAVLTNLGGDAMRLYFMGSSIMVGENVDMNEEELRNQVKTVLFPLRNTIKYLQIYAELHNWKPSSSKINPGESNLLDRWIVARTKRFQTEVEGGLESYNIPSATKAIAPYLDDLSTWYIRRSRDRFAAGDVDALSTLYWALVKFIRLTAPIIPFATESAYEALVKSVDKTALTSVHLELYPKAEILTKEDEALMDQMELLRSFATTGQMIRVTNNIPLKQPLQTLYVDTVLDNGLIDILKDELNVKDVLEATKAPSDLALEEVKVKSGKEFVTHMLGLDLKISEELKKERLLAELARQIQVTRKESGCNQADFVSLALHTKDDTIQKLVEANLSELKEKTKLSSLEFKENSGKELKVGEYKVTLRILK from the coding sequence ATGGCAAAGCCAAATCATAACGATCAGTTCTATAAAAAGATAGATTCCCTCTCTATTGTGCAAACCGAGGAGGAGATAAGCAAATTTTGGGAGTCTGAAAAATCTTTTGAAAAATCCGTAAATGAACGACCGGAAAATAATCCTTACTCGTTTCTTGATGGACCTCCCTTTGTAACGGGAATTCCTGGTCCACAATCACTTTTACCGCGTATAGCGAAGGATGTTATTCCAAGGTATAAAACAATGAAGGGATATCGCGTTCGTAGAGTTTGGGGATGGGACTGCCACGGTCTTCCAATTGAAGAAAAAACAGAGAAAAAAGTTGGACTTAAAAACCGTCGCGAAATAGAAACATTCGGTATAAACAACTTTATTGACGCATGTCATACTTATGTAGACGAAGTTTCAAGTGAATGGAAGTGGTATGTTGATCGCATTGGCGAGTGGATAGACTTTGAAGGTGCATATCGTACAATGGATGAAGACTATATGGAATCAGTGATCTGGGTATTTCGAAAGCTTTACGACAAAGGTTTAATATATGAAGGGGTCAAAACACTTTTGTACTGTACCCGTTGTGGAACACCCGTTTCAAGTTTTGAAATCGCCATGGACGATAGTTACACAGATATGGAAGATCCTGCAATTACTGTTGAATTTCCTGTAACAACAGAAGGCAAGTTTAAGGGTGCTCGCATATTGGCATGGACAACTACTCCCTGGACAATGCCTTCAAACAGAGCTTTGGTTGTTGATCCTAGTGAAACTTATGTTATGTTCACAAGTAAGGAAGGTAGCAAAAAATACATAGTAGCAAAAAAACGGCTTCCACACGTTTTGGGTGATGATCCTTACACTGTTGTCGCCGAGTTCTTAGGAAAAGAACTTATTGGTCTTTCCTATACTGCACCCTACGATTACTTTAAGCCCAACGAAAACGACTGGAAGGTGTATTCATACGAAGGAATGGTACATATGGAAGAAGGGACCGGAATTGTTCACTCGGCTCCGGGTTTTGGTGAAATAGACACAGAAATGGGAAATCATTACGGATTAACAATTATGTTCTCGGTTGATGATGCTGGCTGTTTTGTTCCCGAAGTTAAGGATTTTGCTGGACAATACGTTAAAAAAGCCGATGAAAATATAATAAAAGATCTTGAAACAAGGGACTTACTTTTCAAAGCGGAGAAAATTATCCACAGATATCCATACTGTTACAGATGCCAAACTCCATTAATTCAAAAAGCCCAAAAGTCCTGGTTTATAAATGTTCAAAAATTAAAGCCCCAGCTTTTAGAAAATGCTAAAAAGATAAACTGGGCAAACCCTGTATTTGCAAAACAGTTTGAAAACAATATTAAAGCCGCACCCGATTGGTGTATAAGTAGAACCCGTTATTGGGCTACAGTTATGCCTGTTTGGCGTTGTGACAAGTGTGGCGAAATCGAAGTATTTGGATCAAAGTCCGAAATAAAAGAAAGATCAGGTCAGGAACCCAAAAGCCTTCATAGAAACGGAGTTGATCACATAACATTTAAGTGTGAAAAGTGTGAAGGTACAATGAGACGAATCCCTGAAGTGCTCGATGTTTGGATGGAATCTGGTTCAATGCCTTACGGTCAGCTCCACTACCCTTTTGAAAATAAGGAACTTTTCAAGGTGACCTTTCCTGCTGACTACATTGTTGAATACGTGGCACAAATCCGTGCCTGGTTTTACTGTATGCATGTTATTTCAAATGCAGTAATTGGTGAAAACAGCTTTAAAAATGTTGTGGTTACCGGCGTAATGGCCGGCACTGACGGCAGAAAAATGAGTAAAAGCCTTGGAAACTACCCCGATCCGAAAGCCGTGCTTACAAATCTTGGTGGAGACGCAATGCGCCTGTATTTTATGGGTAGTTCAATAATGGTTGGTGAGAACGTTGACATGAACGAAGAAGAGCTTAGAAACCAGGTTAAAACAGTGCTTTTCCCGCTCCGAAACACAATCAAATATCTACAAATCTATGCAGAACTTCATAACTGGAAGCCAAGTTCGAGCAAGATTAACCCCGGAGAATCTAATCTTTTGGACAGATGGATTGTGGCTCGAACCAAACGTTTCCAAACTGAAGTCGAAGGAGGATTAGAAAGTTATAACATTCCATCTGCCACCAAAGCGATTGCCCCTTATCTTGACGACCTATCAACCTGGTACATTAGAAGATCCCGTGACCGATTTGCAGCAGGAGATGTCGACGCATTATCAACATTATACTGGGCGCTTGTAAAATTTATAAGGCTTACGGCACCAATAATTCCGTTTGCAACGGAGTCGGCATATGAGGCTTTAGTGAAATCTGTGGACAAAACGGCACTTACATCAGTTCACCTTGAACTGTATCCAAAGGCAGAAATACTTACAAAGGAGGATGAAGCACTTATGGACCAGATGGAACTTCTACGATCGTTTGCAACGACCGGTCAAATGATCCGTGTAACAAACAATATCCCACTTAAGCAGCCTCTCCAGACACTATATGTGGATACAGTATTGGACAATGGATTAATAGATATTCTTAAAGACGAATTAAATGTTAAAGATGTTTTGGAAGCAACAAAAGCACCATCCGACCTAGCTCTTGAAGAGGTAAAAGTTAAATCCGGGAAAGAATTTGTAACCCATATGCTCGGACTTGATCTAAAAATATCAGAAGAGCTTAAGAAAGAACGACTTTTAGCAGAGCTGGCTCGTCAAATCCAAGTTACCAGAAAGGAATCCGGTTGCAATCAGGCTGACTTTGTATCCCTAGCACTTCACACTAAAGATGATACAATACAAAAGCTAGTAGAAGCCAATCTTTCGGAACTCAAAGAAAAAACAAAACTGAGCTCGCTTGAGTTCAAGGAGAATTCAGGAAAAGAGTTAAAAGTTGGCGAATACAAGGTCACACTCCGAATACTAAAGTAA
- a CDS encoding NAD(P)/FAD-dependent oxidoreductase has translation METLKYDVVIIGTGFAGLSCAHKLDKSLRVLIIDRKPSLKITYNSTGIITESTKDVLSTIVPDINEYITFSAIGMGVVAPDFADYFIYSDRKPWAFSTDTEGLVRRMQELLPSNVDVMFGTTFVKKESDTKISVSEIGVIKKIKFRFIVGADGVSSMVAKAFKLSVIKRKLLGIEKTFLGEVTLSRTPAVYHYWNREFGRGYGGWIAPTKFNTKSAIRVGLGAYNATPELLEKFISVLKAKGHIKVIKEVSELSGFLPLDGPVSNYYRKNGMIIGDAAGLCGPWSGDGIKGALVSGIVSGMFINKWFRGEHDFKSFYKEIDKYGKTYSLFRHQKFYRLVWDLVKEDSTFKAFYEIVKLNKTELLGGLKNIKKGDKSGYSILKPLLNPIPLIKFGVMLIRDIIFIPFRLKVNVKK, from the coding sequence ATGGAAACACTTAAATATGACGTAGTCATAATCGGTACAGGCTTTGCCGGACTCTCCTGTGCTCATAAACTTGATAAGTCACTAAGGGTTTTGATAATCGACAGGAAACCCTCCTTAAAAATTACCTATAACTCCACAGGAATTATTACTGAATCTACTAAAGACGTGTTATCTACTATTGTTCCGGACATAAATGAATATATTACATTTAGTGCAATTGGTATGGGCGTTGTAGCGCCTGATTTTGCTGATTACTTTATTTACTCGGATAGAAAACCCTGGGCATTTTCCACTGATACCGAGGGGTTAGTAAGAAGAATGCAGGAACTTCTTCCAAGTAACGTAGATGTAATGTTCGGGACTACATTTGTTAAAAAAGAAAGTGATACAAAGATTAGTGTTTCAGAAATAGGTGTGATCAAAAAAATTAAGTTTAGATTTATTGTAGGGGCAGATGGAGTTAGTTCAATGGTTGCGAAAGCTTTCAAATTATCGGTAATTAAACGTAAACTCTTAGGTATAGAAAAAACATTTTTAGGTGAAGTAACTCTTTCTCGAACTCCAGCAGTTTATCACTATTGGAACAGGGAATTTGGACGAGGATATGGTGGATGGATTGCACCCACAAAGTTTAATACTAAGTCCGCGATTAGAGTTGGACTAGGTGCATATAACGCTACTCCCGAACTTCTTGAGAAATTTATTTCGGTACTTAAAGCCAAGGGCCACATTAAAGTCATAAAAGAAGTTTCAGAGTTAAGTGGGTTTTTGCCTTTGGATGGTCCCGTTAGTAATTACTACAGAAAAAATGGAATGATAATAGGTGACGCTGCCGGACTTTGTGGACCTTGGTCGGGAGATGGAATAAAGGGAGCTTTAGTTTCCGGGATAGTTTCAGGTATGTTTATAAATAAATGGTTCAGAGGTGAACATGATTTTAAAAGTTTTTATAAGGAAATTGATAAATATGGAAAAACGTATTCTCTGTTTAGACACCAAAAGTTCTATAGACTGGTATGGGATTTAGTTAAAGAAGATAGTACTTTTAAGGCATTCTATGAAATTGTTAAATTGAACAAAACGGAGCTACTCGGAGGTTTAAAAAACATAAAAAAGGGTGATAAATCGGGATATTCAATACTTAAGCCATTACTTAATCCTATTCCTTTAATCAAATTTGGGGTTATGCTTATTCGTGACATTATATTTATTCCTTTTCGATTGAAAGTGAATGTCAAAAAGTAG
- a CDS encoding type IIA DNA topoisomerase subunit B, whose protein sequence is MVTQTSNYTASNIRVLEGLEAVRKRPAMYIGSTDEKGLNHIVYEALDNAVDEAIAGVCDLVKLTLHADGSCSVKDNGRGIPVDIHKQTGRPALEIVMTNLHAGGKFDRSAYKVSGGLHGIGVKCTNALSEWMKTEVCLNGKRYSQTYKRGKPTSEVIEIGKTTERGTCQTFLPDKEIFSTTEFKFNTLLSRCRQQAFLVAGLKFIVKDERKDQEKEHTLYFQDGIKTYVRYINSGDKVLMEPFYVKKEIDDILVEVAIQYRDTVMSEIKTFTNNILNLEGGTHEIGFKSALTKAINDYGRSAEFFKDSDDTLSGEDVREGLTAVVSVKVKDPQFEGQTKIKLNNPEVKSAVYKVLREGLLEFFNENPKDAKAVLERSILSRKARVAAKAARETVMRKNALGGMTLPGKLADCTETDPSKSELYVVEGDSAGGSAKQGRDRFTQAVFPLRGKPLNAEKAHLGSVLKNKEFEGLITALGAGIGEEMDMSKLRYHKVIIMADADVDGAHIATLVLTFLFRHLRPLIEEGYVYIAQPPLFKIVDSKKNTYWVIDELERDRLSADILSKGGRVVNFQRFKGLGEMNPDQLAETTMDPENRILKQVTIEDAEEANRIFSTLMGDEVAPRKRFIIEHAKFAQLDV, encoded by the coding sequence ATGGTAACCCAAACGAGCAATTATACGGCTAGTAATATTAGAGTTTTAGAAGGGCTTGAGGCAGTTCGAAAGCGTCCGGCAATGTATATTGGTTCAACCGACGAAAAAGGTCTGAATCACATCGTATACGAGGCTTTGGATAACGCTGTCGATGAGGCTATTGCCGGTGTGTGTGACCTTGTGAAGCTAACTCTCCACGCCGATGGTTCATGTAGTGTAAAAGATAACGGTAGAGGAATTCCGGTTGACATTCACAAACAAACAGGGAGACCGGCACTTGAAATTGTAATGACTAACCTACATGCCGGTGGAAAATTTGATAGGAGTGCATATAAAGTTTCGGGAGGACTTCATGGTATTGGGGTAAAGTGTACAAATGCACTTTCCGAATGGATGAAAACCGAGGTGTGCCTGAATGGCAAAAGATATAGTCAGACTTACAAAAGAGGTAAACCGACTTCGGAAGTAATCGAAATAGGTAAAACAACCGAGCGTGGAACCTGTCAAACATTTTTGCCGGATAAGGAGATTTTTAGTACAACGGAATTTAAGTTTAATACCTTGCTCTCACGTTGTAGGCAACAGGCTTTTTTGGTTGCCGGGCTTAAGTTTATTGTTAAAGATGAGCGTAAAGATCAGGAAAAGGAACACACTTTATATTTTCAGGATGGAATTAAGACCTATGTCCGATACATTAATTCCGGTGACAAGGTTTTAATGGAACCATTCTATGTAAAAAAGGAGATAGATGATATTTTGGTAGAAGTAGCAATTCAATATAGGGACACAGTAATGTCCGAGATTAAAACGTTCACAAATAATATACTTAACCTTGAGGGTGGAACACACGAGATTGGATTCAAGAGTGCTCTTACAAAGGCTATAAACGACTACGGACGAAGTGCAGAGTTCTTTAAAGATTCAGATGATACGCTTTCTGGCGAAGATGTTCGGGAAGGGCTTACTGCTGTTGTTTCCGTAAAGGTTAAAGATCCTCAATTTGAAGGTCAAACTAAGATTAAACTAAACAACCCCGAAGTAAAAAGTGCCGTTTATAAAGTGCTTCGCGAGGGACTTTTAGAATTTTTCAACGAAAATCCAAAAGATGCAAAAGCCGTTTTAGAAAGGTCAATATTATCAAGAAAAGCAAGAGTTGCCGCAAAAGCTGCTCGAGAAACCGTGATGCGTAAGAATGCCCTTGGGGGAATGACACTTCCCGGCAAACTTGCCGATTGTACCGAGACAGACCCGTCAAAGTCAGAGCTTTACGTAGTTGAAGGTGATTCGGCAGGTGGTTCAGCAAAGCAAGGGCGTGATAGGTTTACCCAGGCAGTTTTCCCCTTACGAGGAAAACCATTAAATGCTGAAAAAGCCCATTTAGGTTCTGTCCTTAAAAACAAAGAATTCGAAGGCTTAATAACTGCGCTTGGTGCAGGAATCGGTGAAGAGATGGACATGAGCAAGCTTCGTTACCACAAAGTAATTATTATGGCAGATGCCGATGTTGACGGTGCACATATTGCAACCCTTGTACTAACCTTTTTGTTTAGGCACTTAAGACCGCTCATCGAAGAAGGGTACGTATATATTGCTCAACCGCCACTTTTTAAAATTGTGGATAGTAAAAAGAATACTTATTGGGTAATCGATGAACTTGAGCGTGATAGGCTTTCCGCTGATATTCTAAGTAAGGGTGGTAGGGTTGTTAACTTCCAGCGATTCAAAGGTCTTGGTGAAATGAATCCGGATCAACTTGCCGAAACCACGATGGATCCAGAGAATAGGATTTTAAAGCAAGTTACAATTGAAGATGCCGAAGAGGCCAATCGAATTTTTAGTACTTTAATGGGTGACGAAGTAGCCCCTCGTAAGCGTTTTATTATTGAGCACGCCAAATTTGCTCAGTTGGATGTGTAA